Proteins from a single region of Sesamum indicum cultivar Zhongzhi No. 13 linkage group LG5, S_indicum_v1.0, whole genome shotgun sequence:
- the LOC105162653 gene encoding frataxin, mitochondrial, with product MAARLLRRALLRASRPLPSSSPVTSQSSLLFPLSEPSTSANSPPFSPLNFSCNSICCRRLSSLSEESHGPAAIDYRSTLQEDEYHMLANSTIHDLLEKLEEYGDSVEIDGYDVDYGNEVLTLKLGSLGTYVINKQTPNRQIWMSSPVSGPSRFDWDQNAQAWIYRRTKENLIQVLETELEKLCGQPISLS from the exons ATGGCAGCTCGTTTGCTGAGGAGAGCGCTGTTAAGAGCTTCGAGGCCTCTGCCATCGTCGTCTCCGGTTACAAGCCAAAGTTCTTTGCTATTTCCTCTCTCTGAGCCGTCAACTTCTGCCAATTCTCCTCCTTTCTCGCCCCTAAATTTCTCGTGCAATAGCATCTGTTGTCGCCGTCTCTCTTCTCTGAGCGAGGAGTCTCATGGCCCCGCGGCAATTGATTACCG CTCTACGCTGCAGGAAGATGAGTATCACATGTTGGCTAATTCTACAATCCATGATCTCCTTGAGAAGCTTgag GAATATGGTGACTCTGTGGAGATCGACGGATACGACGTTGACTATGGG aatGAGGTCTTAACCTTGAAGCTTGGGAGTTTGGGAACTTATGTGATAAACAAGCAAACACCAAATAGACAGATTTGGATGTCATCTCCAGTGAG TGGCCCATCAAGGTTCGATTGGGACCAGAATGCTCAAGCTTGGATTTATAGACGAACAAAAGAAAACCTGATTCAAGTTTTAGAAACGGAGTTGGAAAAGCTGTGTGGACAACCTATTAGTCTTTCTTAA
- the LOC105162654 gene encoding zinc finger protein CONSTANS-LIKE 1-like: MKRCELCKGRARMHCESDQASLCWDCDAKVHSANFLVARHSRNLLCHVCQSPMPWSASGPKLGPTVSVCEQCVYIRRGDEIGEENEEMGERQEVVEENQVVPWSPPPTVESSSSGEESVSGGEVAVSRKRRRIENVSSNFQPDEDQGCSSYQLNTSVHPPPDAPANEAAGAKDSSVSRRKTTSLLHKIQKTELGRADSCGSGILDSLRRLHQEEKESGTGMAEVCMFPGPSI; encoded by the exons ATGAAGAGGTGTGAGTTGTGCAAAGGGAGGGCGCGGATGCACTGCGAGTCGGACCAAGCGAGCTTGTGCTGGGACTGCGACGCCAAGGTGCACTCCGCCAACTTTCTGGTGGCGCGGCATTCCAGGAACCTGCTCTGCCACGTGTGCCAATCGCCGATGCCGTGGTCCGCATCCGGCCCCAAGCTGGGACCCACCGTCTCCGTCTGCGAACAATGCGTTTATATAAGGAGGGGTGATGAAATCGGTGAAGAAAACGAGGAGATGGGGGAACGGCaggaggtggtggaggagAATCAGGTGGTGCCGTGGTCGCCTCCACCGACCGTGGAGAGTAGTTCGAGCGGCGAAGAGTCTGTAAGCGGAGGAGAAGTGGCGGTTTCGAGGAAGCGACGCAGGATCGAGAATGTTTCTTCGAATTTTCAGCCCGAT GAAGATCAAGGCTGCTCATCTTATCAGCTAAATACCTCTGTTCATCCGCCACCGGATGCCCCGGCGAATGAGGCGGCGGGTGCGAAGGACTCATCGGTATCCAGAAGAAAAACGACGTCGCTGCTGCACAAGATCCAGAAAACCGAGCTGGGTCGGGCCGACTCGTGTGGATCGGGGATTTTGGATTCTCTGAGGAGATTACACCAGGAAGAAAAGGAGTCGGGTACAGGAATGGCCGAGGTATGCATGTTCCCAGGACCGTCGATCTGA